A section of the Pseudomonadota bacterium genome encodes:
- a CDS encoding sugar phosphate isomerase/epimerase — protein MKILFSTGSLFYLPIKDIFSIAKEAGFEGCDLLIDQNFNDDRYIDTVIECLDVLPVYSIHAPFLKIKSWGNNLYALMRAIDVAKRLKVQVVNFHPPSWYNMEINFFKWFKKVKDFQKELECEQSLFLTIENMPLIGKTLMLAPYVLNNFEDLIAFGMERNLYFTFDTTHLGTFESDLVAAFLKFLKTERLKNVHVSDYAQFKSHLFIGRGELPIVKLLNTMRRLGYDEMVTLEVGPHELPRTREWLVRILSYELSFLKLQLGKA, from the coding sequence ATGAAAATCCTCTTTTCTACAGGTTCTCTGTTTTATTTGCCTATCAAAGATATCTTTTCCATAGCAAAAGAAGCAGGTTTTGAAGGTTGTGATTTACTGATCGATCAGAACTTTAATGATGACCGTTATATAGATACAGTAATAGAATGTCTTGATGTACTGCCTGTTTATTCTATCCATGCGCCATTTTTAAAAATAAAGTCATGGGGTAATAATTTATATGCCCTTATGCGGGCGATAGATGTTGCGAAAAGGCTTAAGGTGCAGGTGGTCAATTTTCATCCCCCTTCATGGTATAATATGGAGATAAACTTTTTCAAATGGTTCAAGAAGGTCAAGGACTTTCAAAAGGAATTGGAATGTGAACAAAGCCTCTTTCTTACAATAGAGAATATGCCCCTTATAGGCAAAACACTGATGCTTGCCCCCTATGTTCTGAATAATTTTGAGGACTTAATAGCCTTTGGTATGGAGAGGAATCTATATTTTACCTTTGATACCACACACCTTGGGACCTTCGAGAGCGACCTTGTAGCTGCATTTCTTAAGTTTTTAAAAACAGAAAGGCTGAAGAATGTCCATGTGAGTGACTATGCTCAATTCAAGAGCCACCTTTTTATAGGGAGAGGGGAATTGCCGATTGTGAAACTCTTGAATACAATGAGAAGATTGGGTTATGATGAAATGGTTACCCTTGAGGTGGGTCCCCATGAGTTACCAAGAACGAGGGAGTGGTTGGTCAGGATACTGAGCTATGAATTATCTTTCTTAAAATTACAACTGGGGAAGGCATAG
- the radA gene encoding DNA repair protein RadA → MAKKTVFVCEVCGYETYKWMGKCPACKGWDTIREFKLDKGETRTQGKPVMITDEELAEERIVLGIEEMDRVLGGGLTSGSSILLGGDPGIGKTTLCFEIVSRMVELGFEALYVSGEESLRQLSSKKKRLMLKGQFPILATNHLDDILQAVMEKSYKLVVVDSIQSTYNSKLPMLPGSMSQIKDVSSRLIREMKNVETTHIFICHVTKEGAIAGPKILEHMVDTVLYFEGDKMLPYRMLRAIKNRFGPVDEVGIFQMKREGLISVENPSQFFVSERGDIGSGSTLFPYITGSRPIVLEVQAITPKTSFSIPKRLSLGYDMNRLFILIAVLEKVLGKPFYDRDVYVNVTGGMRVNETAVDLSVAASILSCYRDINIGKDTALFGEVGLTGEIRRVVNMDMRVKECERLGIKRVFCPRGTEGAKGIEIIPLKNVKELYEHIV, encoded by the coding sequence ATGGCTAAAAAGACGGTATTTGTATGTGAAGTTTGCGGTTATGAAACATATAAATGGATGGGGAAATGTCCGGCATGCAAGGGTTGGGATACAATAAGGGAATTCAAACTGGATAAAGGTGAAACCCGCACCCAGGGAAAACCTGTAATGATAACGGATGAAGAGCTTGCCGAGGAGAGGATTGTGCTGGGTATTGAGGAGATGGACAGGGTTCTGGGGGGTGGGTTGACCTCAGGGTCTTCAATACTCCTTGGTGGAGACCCTGGTATCGGCAAGACAACACTCTGTTTTGAAATTGTTTCAAGGATGGTTGAACTTGGTTTTGAGGCGCTCTATGTATCGGGTGAAGAATCCCTGAGGCAGCTCTCTTCCAAAAAGAAAAGGTTAATGTTAAAAGGTCAGTTCCCGATACTTGCCACAAATCACCTTGATGATATCCTTCAAGCCGTCATGGAAAAGTCGTATAAACTGGTAGTAGTAGATTCAATCCAGTCTACTTACAATTCAAAACTGCCAATGCTCCCGGGGAGTATGAGCCAGATAAAGGATGTCTCTTCGAGATTGATAAGGGAAATGAAGAATGTGGAAACGACCCATATCTTTATATGCCATGTCACGAAAGAAGGTGCAATTGCAGGACCCAAAATACTTGAGCATATGGTGGATACAGTACTCTATTTTGAAGGCGATAAGATGCTGCCATACAGGATGCTCAGGGCTATAAAAAACAGATTCGGGCCTGTGGATGAGGTAGGAATATTTCAGATGAAAAGAGAGGGGCTTATCAGCGTGGAAAACCCCTCACAATTCTTTGTTTCTGAGAGGGGGGATATTGGTTCAGGTAGCACGTTATTTCCTTACATTACAGGTTCAAGGCCTATAGTGCTGGAGGTCCAGGCCATCACACCAAAGACAAGCTTTTCAATCCCCAAGAGGTTGTCCCTTGGTTATGACATGAACAGGCTATTTATCCTGATAGCTGTTCTTGAAAAGGTATTGGGCAAGCCGTTTTATGATAGGGACGTATACGTAAACGTAACAGGCGGTATGAGGGTAAACGAAACTGCTGTAGACCTTTCTGTTGCTGCCTCTATACTTTCATGCTACAGAGATATAAATATCGGTAAAGATACAGCGTTATTCGGTGAGGTAGGATTAACCGGTGAGATAAGGAGGGTCGTGAATATGGATATGAGGGTAAAGGAATGTGAAAGGCTGGGTATAAAAAGGGTATTCTGTCCAAGGGGTACAGAAGG